A genomic window from Solanum dulcamara chromosome 11, daSolDulc1.2, whole genome shotgun sequence includes:
- the LOC129874420 gene encoding uncharacterized protein LOC129874420, whose product MDAFDFRTEKMENRVILIFHSFKSVAKLFRIVELCVGVFVLLWSSTRLPFVVKISGEYFRQLISIILSPLFIFLISNVIVLTLFFKSGRFSGDSSTISNNTETELYDSFVEKEECTGNFTAGNSSSTPSREQTVYQDKQTILEVNAQTISESNRSKETETETEKDFYSQIPRRTKSAKFEKGSNKEIYGKLRRSETEKCRQIDNSGDTSETVYPVDKLSNEEFQKAIEDFIARQIKFHQEEKLAIVLHS is encoded by the coding sequence ATGGATGCTTTCGATTTTCGTACTGAAAAAATGGAAAACAGAGTGATTCTGATATTCCACAGTTTCAAAAGCGTTGCAAAGCTTTTTCGCATCGTTGAGCTTTGCGTTGGAGTTTTTGTGCTTTTATGGAGTTCTACTCGGTTGCCTTTTGTCGTCAAAATCTCCGGCGAGTATTTCAGGCAACTTATCTCCATAATACTTAGCCCTCTCTTCATTTTCCTTATAAGCAACGTCATCGTCCTCACTCTCTTCTTCAAATCTGGCCGATTCTCCGGCGATTCATCAACGATCTCAAATAACACCGAAACTGAGCTCTACGATTCATTCGTCGAAAAGGAAGAGTGCACCGGCAATTTCACCGCCGGAAACTCCTCTTCAACTCCGTCGCGGGAACAAACTGTTTATCAAGACAAACAGACTATACTTGAAGTAAATGCTCAGACGATTTCGGAATCAAACCGTTCCAAAGAAACAGAGACGGAAACTGAAAAGGATTTTTATTCACAAATTCCACGGAGAACTAAATCGGCGAAGTTTGAAAAGGGAAGTAACAAGGAAATATACGGTAAGCTCCGTAGATCGGAGACAGAGAAGTGCCGGCAAATCGATAATTCCGGTGATACGTCGGAAACGGTTTATCCAGTGGATAAATTAAGCAATGAGGAGTTTCAGAAAGCCATTGAGGATTTCATTGCTAGGCAAATCAAATTTCATCAGGAAGAGAAGTTGGCTATTGTTCTTCATAGCTAA
- the LOC129873696 gene encoding lipid phosphate phosphatase epsilon 2, chloroplastic-like has product MSAATTLVYGPILVSQRQIPRLNRFSNFKLDISRKFLSQKSTSHCTLIPPIMMDSVENRAAAAGDEGVSLGGLEQEALIDGSIIFSSRGIQATLNNLSKWLMAAVFGIILLRRHDMEALWATSGGVLNAGLSTALKGILNHERPVSTLRSDPGMPSSHAQSIFYTVAFCIISMVKYFGFSGITAVTGVLIFAMGSYFSWLRVLQRLHTLNQVAVGAVLGFCFSIFWFWLWDAIVMKAFIDHFWVRIVAFVGAAGFCVGFLLYVIRNWVIEDLH; this is encoded by the exons ATGAGCGCTGCAACTACCCTTGTATATGGACCAATACTAGTTTCCCAGCGTCAAATTCCCAGGCTCAATAGATTTTCCAATTTCAAATTGGATATCTCTCGCAAATTCCTATCCCAAAAATCCACCTCTCACTGTACACTAATTCCCCCTATCATGATGGATTCCGTCGAGAATCGAGCTGCTGCTGCCGGCGATGAAGGTGTCAGTCTTGGAGGTTTAGAGCAAGAAGCTCTTATTGATGGATccataattttttcttctcgTGGAATTCAAGCTACCCTCAATAACCTG AGTAAGTGGTTAATGGCTGCAGTTTTCGGTATTATCCTCCTCCGGAGGCATGATATGGAAGCACTATGGGCTACTTCAGGTGGAGTTCTCAATGCCGGTCTTTCAACTGCACTGAAGGGGATACTTAACCATGAACGCCCCGTTTCAACATTAAGATCAGATCCTGGGATGCCTTCTTCACATGCGCAGTCGATCTTCTACACAGTGGCATTCTGTATCATCTCAA TGGTTAAATACTTCGGGTTCAGTGGAATAACTGCGGTCACTGGCGTGCTTATCTTTGCAATGGGCTCATACTTT TCATGGCTACGGGTTTTGCAACGACTTCACACGCTAAACCAAGTAGCAGTGGGTGCAGTACTAGGATTCTGTTTTTCCATTTTTTGGTTCTGGCTGTGGGATGCCATAGTCATGAAGGCATTTATAGACCACTTTTGGGTTCGGATTGTAGCTTTTGTTGGCGCTGCTGGTTTTTGTGTCGGTTTTCTCCTATATGTGATTCGAAATTGGGTTATTGAAGACCTACATTGA
- the LOC129875292 gene encoding lipid phosphate phosphatase epsilon 2, chloroplastic-like — MDSVENRAAAGDEDVSLVGLQQEALIHGSMNFSSSGIQATLNNLSMWLVAVVFGIVFLWRHDIEILWATSGGVLNVYLSTLLKNILNHERPVPTLRLDPGMPSRHAQSIFYTVAFCIISMVKYFGFNGITAITSALFFAMGSYFSWLRISQRFHTLNQVAVGAVLGFCFSIFWFLLWDAIVMKAFIAHFWVQIVAVVGAAGSCVGFLLHVIRNWVHDHQH; from the exons ATGGATTCCGTCGAGAATCGAGCTGCCGCCGGTGATGAAGATGTCAGTCTTGTAGGTTTACAACAAGAAGCTCTCATTCATGGGTCCATGAATTTTTCTTCCAGTGGAATTCAAGCTACTCTCAACAACCTG AGTATGTGGCTGGTGGCTGTAGTTTTCGGTATTGTCTTCCTTTGGAGGCATGATATAGAAATATTATGGGCTACTTCAGGTGGTGTTCTCAATGTCTATCTCTCAACATTATTGAAGAACATACTTAACCATGAGCGCCCCGTTCCAACATTAAGATTAGATCCTGGGATGCCTTCTAGACATGCGCAGTCCATCTTCTACACAGTGGCATTCTGTATCATCTCAA TGGTTAAATATTTCGGGTTTAATGGAATAACTGCAATCACTAGTGCGCTTTTCTTTGCAATGGGCTCATACTTT TCATGGCTGCGAATTTCACAACGATTTCACACGTTAAATCAAGTAGCAGTGGGTGCAGTACTAGGATTTTGTTTTTCCATTTTCTGGTTCTTGCTGTGGGATGCTATAGTCATGAAGGCATTTATAGCCCACTTTTGGGTTCAGATTGTAGCTGTTGTTGGCGCTGCTGGTTCTTGTGTTGGATTTCTCCTACACGTGATTCGAAACTGGGTTCATGACCACCAACATTGA